One region of Molothrus aeneus isolate 106 chromosome 1, BPBGC_Maene_1.0, whole genome shotgun sequence genomic DNA includes:
- the SGO1 gene encoding shugoshin 1 has product MAESSRKSFKDSLSDIKQRMREKRTQKWLRLGKTTQFSTVKAKRANNTSNKMKVIQANNRDLALSLQEHKLKLREAEATILQLRKEYHILKAQMFDLQRNHRFQQEQGHVENRLSALNEIISKVSQNLLDSVTLLGPAKNLCSIDVNQRVLSSGPGNSCSVTGPTHSIEPLKCVLEDGPVLPSGMEAGDDRNSLSKICMESESDISFTKIIPSEGQPSDFHLNNTVPELENVSSSVKFGFGSVLPKSVSTRRHFSTMRNHDVICTGVLDHLEAPDSVKELSEQDEIRLEESLEKCATENINAAVPHLNESKVDSELALKQKTSETAQFKLKRNSDLKQLECKSRENPQRRKEKYQKGKLERPLTSQQRPGKLGKKASKEKQNFLGGISDAYDFHLEESVHLTPFRQNKVNNSDTEVEDEEDSAETNIIESSSTAGDSDDSLYEPYKSKSKKRQSLVDESPMSPIHPRPRSKRCLAQREQKLCHEEETENKSSDKSIKQPSEPSRGHLCDVTNTAAVLPSTGDAEIVPEGEGPQSPKRKRRSCSVTVNYKEPSIVGKLRRGDPFTDTKFLCSPIFKLKKDAKRHSRKKDYENIQ; this is encoded by the exons ATGGCAGAATCCTCGAGAAAGTCCTTCAAAGACAGTCTGAGTGATATAAAACAACGTATGAGAGAGAAAAGAACTCAGAAATGGTTAAGGCTGGGTAAAACTACCCAGTTCTCCACCGTAAAGGCCAAAAGAGCAA ACAACACCTCCAACAAAATGAAGGTCATTCAAGCAAACAATAGAGATTTGGCTCTGTCCTTGCAAGAACACAAGCTCAAACTGAGGGAAGCTGAAGCTACCATTCTTCAGCTAAGGAAAGAGTATCACATTTTGAAGGCTCAAATGTTTGACTTGCAAAGAAATCATAGGTTCCAGCAAGAACAAGGACATGTGGAG AACCGACTGTCGGCCTTGAATGAGATAATTTCCAAAGTCTCTCAGAATTTACTGGACTCAGTCACTCTCCTTGGCCCAGCAAAGAACTTGTGTTCCATAGATGTA AATCAAAGAGTGCTTTCTTCGGGTCCTGGAAACAGTTGCAGTGTCACAGGACCAACACATTCAAT AGAACCTCTAAAGTGTGTTCTAGAAGATGGTCCTGTACTTCCAAGTGGGATGGAAGCTGGTGATGACAGAAATTCTTTGTCAAAGATCTGTATGGAATCTGAAAGTGACATTTCCTTTACCAAAATAATTCCAAGTGAAG GGCAGCCATCTGATTTTCATCTGAACAAcacagtgccagagctggaaaATGTTTCTTCAAGTGTAAAGTTTGGATTTGGTAGTGTGTTACCAAAAAGTGTATCCACCAGACGTCACTTTTCGACGATGAGGAACCATGATGTAATTTGTACTGGTGTCTTGGACCATTTAGAAGCACCTGATTCAGTAAAAGAACTTTCTGAACAGGATGAAATTAGGCTTGAGGAAAGTCTAGAGAAGTGTGctacagaaaatataaatgcagCTGTTCCTCACTTGAATGAAAGCAAGGTTGATTCAGAGCTGGCATTGAAGCAGAAAACTTCTGAAACTGCACAGTTCAAATTGAAACGTAATTCTGATCTTAAACAACTAGAGTgtaaaagcagagaaaacccTCAACGAAGGAAAGAAAAGTATCAGAAAGGAAAACTGGAACGGCCACTTACTTCCCAACAAAGACCAGGAAAATTGGGTAAAAAGGCTtctaaagaaaagcagaatttcttgGGTGGCATCAGTGATGCTTATGACTTTCATTTGGAAGAGAGTGTCCATCTTACACCTTTTCGACAAAACAAGGTGAACAACAGTGATACTGAAGTGGAGGATGAAGAAGATTCAGCTGAAACCAATATCATTGAGTCAAGCAGTACTGCAGGGGACTCAGATGACAGCCTCTATGAGCCTTACAAGAGTAAAtcaaagaaaaggcaaagttTGGTGGATGAGAGCCCTATGTCACCAATCCATCCAAGGCCAAGGTCTAAAAGATGTTTGGCACAGCGTGAGCAGAAGCTCTGTCATGAAGAAGAGACTGAAAACAAATCAAGTGATAAGTCTATTA AGCAGCCTTCTGAGCCATCTCGTGGGCATCTCTGTGATGTTACCAATACAGCTGCAGtgctccccagcactggggatgCAGAAATTGTCCCTGAAGGTGAAGGACCTCAGTCCCCAAAACGCAAGCGGCGAAGCTGTAGTGTTACTGTGAACTACAAAGAACCGAGTATTGTAGG